One Prunus dulcis chromosome 7, ALMONDv2, whole genome shotgun sequence DNA segment encodes these proteins:
- the LOC117634188 gene encoding uncharacterized protein LOC117634188, whose protein sequence is MTTLPEITDLFARLASRLKSLNDTSFSPHTAKEELDEAALDLSISKLNHSLNPNGNSTVRVLDTVLSLMCFKAPQVFDSGIEYLVKTIVTVLLSSIRCKVLRSPKDEILLIGSSISHRDCGHLIEAAADILEKLEGHGKLSDSLLCAIVRVVSSASLYRQLSRPVFDVKSVDAKKTLTSKLLCYFPREKSLDNNKIPFRLLLWYLDPLILKRDVSNILQETIDRPFLCLSKEFRESNDWLSVITSLVLSPIMFVEARALLHRWFLVTGLSSVLELLIQLVAVVLDVVSRPMFWDISLEVGAKLQFSNAYFPYNQRLLRILTGPLSYEGLLQLVHETNEPVPCAQQQLCPTFKPPAVKVSTIDDKSLWSLAINFPDWFYFASALLFSEKTSHDSCHPECILGASKVGKAHHEELPSISAARYIAWILSPVSKSHQDSLADCLIKTSESWAFKQFGSGSHEKETYGYKKKLKKQKFCEEDYSSTTEYDYQAVAVWLSRFNTMYTRNCNETVNRSTSRETKRPCGHSLQQNVLFRRIPLGILLGCPHYTTEDGCESLMHYATTSRIFQLRETNANGLKHVKWNSKGHRNLVTWSDECNEREATAGACLVFSLTDIIESMSASLFETEEAGVDFLCRVKMRISKYLIKCIKRLIQLKIDDRNWVVMDFCHKLEKWRHQGQEVLELHKDLDDVIHVLSQRTCSVSSM, encoded by the exons GGGTTTTGGACACAGTCCTATCTCTAATGTGCTTCAAAGCTCCCCAG GTTTTCGATTCGGGCATTGAGTATTTAGTGAAGACAATTGTCACCGTTTTGTTGTCTTCCATTCGTTGCAAGGTCCTTCGATCTCCGAAAGATGAGATTTTGCTGATTGGAAGCTCGATTTCTCACCGGGATTGTGGGCATTTGATCGAAGCGGCTGCTGATATTCTTGAGAAATTGGAGGGACATG GTAAGCTTTCGGATTCTTTACTGTGTGCCATTGTAAGAGTTGTAAGTTCAGCATCATTGTACCGGCAGCTGTCAAGACCCGTTTTTGATGTAAAATCAGTGGATGCAAAAAAGACCTTGACCTCGAAGCTTCTCTGTTACTTTCCCAGAGAAAAATCCcttgacaacaacaaaataccaTTCAG ATTGCTGTTGTGGTATCTTGACCCGCTAATTTTGAAGCGCGATGTTTCAAACATTTTGCAAGAAACCATAGACAGGCCATTTCTTTGTTTGAGTAAGGAATTTCGTGAGAGTAATGATTGGCTCTCTGTTATCACATCCTTGGTACTTTCTCCCATTATGTTTGTTGAGGCCAGAGCTTTGCTGCACCGATGGTTTTTGGTCAC GGGTCTGTCTTCTGTGCTTGAGCTTCTAATTCAATTGGTCGCAGTGGTATTAGATGTGGTTTCAAGACCAATGTTCTGGGACATATCACTGGAAGTGGGAGCAAAGTTGCAATTTTCTAATGCTTATTTCCCATACAACCAACGCTTGCTAAGGATCTTGACTGGACCCCTCTCCTACGAGGGTCTCCTACAATTAGTGCATGAGACAAATGAGCCAGTGCCTTGTGCCCAGCAACAACTTTGTCCAACTTTTAAGCCACCTGCAGTAAAGGTTTCAACAATCGATGACAAATCTCTCTG GTCCCTGGCCATCAACTTCCCAGACTGGTTCTACTTTGCTTCTGCATTGCTCTTCTCGGAGAAAACTTCTCATGACAGTTGTCATCCAGAATGCATATTGGGGGCATCCAAAGTTGGAAAAGCGCACCATGAAGAACTACCTTCTATTTCTGCAGCAAGGTACATTGCCTGGATTTTGAGTCCTGTTAGTAAATCTCACCAGGATTCGCTGGCTGATTGTTTGATTAAAACATCAGAGTCTTGGGCTTTTAAGCAATTTGGCTCAGGTTCCCATGAGAAAGAAACATACGGCTACAAGAAAAAACTCAAGAAACAGAAATTCTGTGAAGAGGACTACAGTTCCACAACAGAATATGATTATCAAGCAGTTGCAGTCTGGCTCAGTAGGTTCAATACCATGTACACAAGGAATTGCAATGAAACTGTTAACAGGTCAACATCGCGTGAAACAAAACGACCCTGTGGTCATAGTCTGCAGCAAAATGTCCTGTTCCGGAGAATCCCACTAGGCATCTTGCTTGGTTGCCCTCATTATACCACAGAAGATGGATGTGAATCGCTGATGCATTATGCCACAACTAGTAGAATTTTTCAGTTGAGGGAAACTAACGCTAATGGACTGAAGCATGTAAAATGGAACTCCAAAGGGCATAGGAACTTAGTTACATGGAGTGATGAATGTAATGAAAGGGAAGCTACAGCAGGTGCCTGTCTTGTCTTCAGTTTAACTGATATTATAGAAAGTATGTCTGCTTCACTGTTCGAGACTGAAGAAGCTGGCGTAGACTTTCTCTGCCGGGTGAAAATGCGGATCAGCAAATACTTGATAAAATGCATCAAGAGGTTAATCCAACTCAAAATTGATGACAGAAATTGGGTTGTAATGGATTTCTGCCATAAATTGGAGAAGTGGAGGCATCAGGGACAAGAAGTATTAGAGCTCCACAAAGATTTAGATGATGTCATTCATGTATTGAGTCAGAGAACATGCTCTGTTTCATCAATGTGA
- the LOC117634187 gene encoding beta-galactosidase, with amino-acid sequence MWNVLRGNNMLLSLLLFSWLASAATASVSYDHKAIIINGQKRILISGSIHYPRSTPEMWPDLIQKSKDGGLDVIQTYVFWNGHEPSPGKYYFEDRYDLVKFIKLVHQAGLYVNLRIGPYVCAEWNFGGFPVWLKYVPGIVFRTDNEPFKAAMQKFTEKIVSMMKAEQLFQSQGGPIILSQIENEFGPVEWEIGAPGKAYTKWAAQMAVGLNTGVPWIMCKQEDAPDPVIDTCNGFYCENFTPNKNYKPKMWTEVWTGWYTEFGGAVPTRPAEDLAFSIARFIQKGGSFVNYYMYHGGTNFGRTAGGPFMATSYDYDAPLDEYGLPREPKWGHLRDLHKAIKSSESALVSAEPSVTSLGNSQEAHVFKSKSGCAAFLANYDTKSSAKVSFGNGQYELPPWSISILPDCKTAVYNTARLGSQSSQMKMTPVKSALPWQSFIEESASSDESDTTTLDGLWEQINVTRDTTDYLWYMTDITISPDEGFIKRGESPLLTIYSAGHALHVFINGQLSGTVYGALENPKLTFSQNVKLRSGINKLALLSISVGLPNVGLHFETWNAGVLGPVTLKGLNSGTWDMSRWKWTYKIGLKGEALGLHTVSGSSSVEWAEGPSMAQKQPLTWYKATFNAPPGNGPLALDMSSMGKGQIWINGQSIGRHWPAYTARGNCGNCYYAGTYDDKKCRTHCGESSQRWYHVPRSWLTPSGNLLVVFEEWGGDPTKISLVERRTSSVCADIFEGQPTLTNSQKLASGKLNRPKAHLWCPPGQVISDIKFASYGLPQGTCGSFQEGSCHAHKSYDAPKRNCIGKQSCSVTVAPEVFGGDPCPGSTKKLSVEAVCS; translated from the exons CATGGCTGGCCTCTGCAGCTACTGCCTCTGTGAGCTATGACCACAAAGCTATAATAATTAATGGGCAGAAGAGAATTCTCATCTCTGGCTCCATTCATTATCCCAGAAGCACACCTGAG ATGTGGCCTGATTTAATACAGAAGTCCAAAGATGGAGGCTTGGATGTTATTCAGACCTATGTGTTTTGGAATGGGCATGAGCCTTCTCCAGGAAAA TATTATTTTGAGGACAGATATGATTTGGTCAAGTTCATCAAGCTGGTACACCAAGCAGGCCTATATGTTAATCTCCGGATTGGGCCTTATGTGTGTGCTGAATGGAACTTCGg GGGATTCCCTGTTTGGCTTAAATATGTTCCTGGAATTGTTTTTAGAACTGACAATGAGCCTTTCAAG GCGGCAATGCAAAAATTTACGGAGAAGATTGTCAGTATGATGAAGGCAGAACAGCTGTTTCAAAGTCAGGGAGGTCCTATAATTCTATCTCAG ATAGAAAATGAATTTGGACCAGTAGAGTGGGAAATTGGTGCCCCTGGTAAAGCTTATACCAAATGGGCAGCTCAGATGGCTGTGGGTCTCAACACTGGAGTGCCATGGATTATGTGTAAGCAAGAAGATGCCCCTGATCCAGTT ATCGACACCTGCAATGGTTTCTACTGTGAAAATTTCACTCCAAACAAGAACTACAAACCCAAAATGTGGACAGAAGTCTGGACTGGCTG GTATACAGAATTTGGTGGGGCAGTTCCCACAAGACCTGCAGAAGACTTGGCATTTTCAATTGCAAGGTTTATACAGAAGGGTGGTTCTTTTGTGAACTATTACATG TACCATGGAGGAACGAATTTCGGCCGAACAGCTGGAGGTCCTTTCATGGCCACCAGCTATGACTATGACGCCCCTTTAGACGAATACG GACTACCAAGAGAACCAAAGTGGGGACATTTGAGAGATCTACATAAAGCCATCAAGTCATCCGAGTCAGCTTTAGTGTCTGCAGAACCTTCAGTGACATCACTTGGAAATAGTCAAGAg GCTCATGTGTTCAAGTCAAAGTCTGGGTGTGCTGCATTCCTTGCAAATTATGACACAAAATCCTCTGCTAAAGTTAGCTTTGGAAATGGGCAATATGAACTGCCACCATGGTCCATCAGCATTCTCCCTGACTGCAAAACTGCAGTTTACAACACTGCAAGG CTTGGTTCCCAAAGCTCGCAGATGAAGATGACACCAGTAAAATCTGCACTTCCTTGGCAGTCATTCATCGAAGAAAGTGCCTCTTCTGATGAATCTGATACAACTACGTTGGACGGGTTGTGGGAACAAATAAATGTCACTAGGGATACTACAGACTACTTGTGGTACATGACAGA TATCACAATCAGTCCTGATGAAGGATTTATAAAGAGAGGAGAGTCACCTCTTCTTACCATCTATTCAGCTGGTCATGCCTTGCATGTTTTCATCAATGGTCAGCTATCAG GAACCGTGTATGGGGCATTGGAGAATCCTAAATTAACATTTAGTCAAAACGTGAAGCTGAGATCAGGCATCAATAAGCTTGCTTTACTTAGCATTTCAGTTGGTCTTCCG AATGTTGGTCTTCACTTTGAGACATGGAATGCGGGAGTTCTAGGCCCAGTCACATTGAAGGGTCTGAATTCAGGAACATGGGACATGTCACGATGGAAATGGACCTACAAG ATTGGTCTCAAAGGTGAAGCTTTAGGCCTTCATACTGTCAGTGGGAGTTCTTCTGTTGAATGGGCAGAAGGACCATCAATGGCTCAAAAGCAACCTCTTACCTGGTACAAG GCTACTTTTAATGCACCACCGGGTAATGGCCCATTAGCTTTGGATATGAGTAGCATGGGAAAAGGTCAGATATGGATCAATGGACAGAGCATTGGACGCCACTGGCCTGCATATACAGCACGGGGTAATTGTGGCAATTGCTATTATGCTGGAACGTACGACGACAAGAAATGCAGAACACATTGTGGGGAGTCCTCTCAGAGATG GTATCATGTTCCGCGGTCGTGGTTAACCCCAAGCGGGAATCTGTTGGTAGTGTTTGAAGAATGGGGTGGTGATCCGACTAAAATATCTTTGGTGGAAAGAAGAACATCAAGTGTCTGTGCTGATATATTTGAAGGGCAACCAACATTGACAAACTCTCAAAAGTTAGCCTCTGGCAAACTCAACAGACCAAAAGCCCATTTATGGTGTCCACCTGGTCAGGTCATCTCTGATATTAAGTTTGCTAGCTATGGGTTGCCACAAGGGACATGTGGAAGCTTCCAAGAAGGGAGCTGCCATGCCCACAAGTCGTATGATGCTCCTAAAAGG AACTGCATTGGAAAGCAATCCTGCTCAGTGACTGTAGCTCCTGAAGTTTTTGGAGGAGATCCTTGTCCGGGCAGTACGAAGAAGCTCTCGGTTGAGGCTGTTTGCAGCTAA